AGAAACTCAACTCAAACTAATTTATAGATGTAAAAAAGATTATGTTGAATGACATAACAGAAACACCCATGGTCTAATGTGCTTTAAGCACAGCGAAACCCAGGTGGTTGGGCAAGGTTATCAGGCAtctgtctttcttcttctgtaaacTCTGCTCTTCCCATGATTCATTCTCATGTGGGCTCTCCCAACATTGCAACAAAGTGGCCACTGCCAGCTCTAGGCTTGCAGGTAGTTTCAGCTCTACTTGCCAAAACTTTAGATGAAAAAGAGGGCCTTTTTCTCAGTAGTCTCAGTACAGTCCCCAGAGCAGCCTTTAATAGACCTGGCTTGAACCACGTGTGCATCTCCAAACTGAACCAACCATGGCCCTCTGGCTGGTGAGCCAGGGGGAATGGGCCACCCTCTACAGTGATAGGGTAGGATCTGTTTCATCCAAAGCTCATGGGTAGAGAGTTGGTAGATCCGCAAAAccaatgaaaaggagaaattaataTTGGGCACGCAAAATCTACCCATGTGATAATCATGGTGCCTCCCTCATGGCTCACTTGTGGTAAGGATTGAATGAGAGAGTGACCACAGAAAAGAGCTCTATGTATATCCGCGATTGTTTCCAAGATACTCAGATTCAATGTATCCTCTCTGATGATGTCCTTTTTTGTCCATCCCTAAATTCAGCCTACTTGAGTTacaatgtattttgaattttttataattgtttctcataaaaaaatcaagatttctgGCTGTTCTTGAAAAGTTGAAACCAATTATCAACTGCACCAAAGCAGGGTTGCCCACACTTCCCAGTCTGCCCCCAACCTGACCCCAGGTGGCTTCTGAGATCCCCTTGCCATCTTTGTAGCCTCAGACTTATTGCTTTTCTctgggatcctcctgcttcctgcCTGGTGTCTTCACTTCTGTGCCTTTGCCCAAAGATCTTCTTCCTCTCCATCAATTTCAATCCCATCCATGCTTCAGGACTAATTAAAATGCTAGGACTCCCTCAAGCCTTCTCTAAGCACCCTAGCTCTCTGAgaaccctctcctctcctcttctagATAAACACATCCATTGGCAACCAGGACTGCACAGGCTGTGAGTCCCCCAAGTGGATGTGAGTGCATGACAGAGCCAACTGCACTGTAAAACAAACAGGGGTATATAGAAAAAGGGCAAAGAAAGGCAGATTGTGCCACCCCTGCTATGAGAGAAGATAGACAGGAACTgacctagcaaaaaaaaaaaatattgaaaatgtatttgTCATCTGTTTAGAAGTAAACCCTTACACTTTatttataattcaaaatatagGAACACACAACATGTGCTTTCTTACTTCAACAAGCCTTTAAAGAATTATAATGAATAGCATTGtctagtttcaaaaataaaaatgtcaaggtAGTGTGTAATTTACTCTGTAGCCACAAAGGAGACTTGTGAGCAGGAATTATGGTAAATCTAGGAGTAGAAGGCTGAAAGTGATTCCTTATGATTGAGAGATGAGGtgcttctaaattttattttagttcccTCTTACAGTAAAATAACATCTGGAGATGGTATTAAGACAGCTTAATATTGGAACAATTTAATCTTTGAAGGTCATGTTGTAGGAATGGCCAAGGGGAGTAAATAACATGTGATGTAAACACTTTTCTATGATACAGAGAATAACATAGCATAGCTCCATCATTAAAAAACAATGTAGCAATTTTGGGTAATGGCCTGGTGCGATATGCTGGCCCTGTAATTTTTTAACCCCAAATGCTAATTTAAAGATTCGTCCAGCTTATCATCTAGTCCTTAAAACTGTAATTATGAAGGACAAGTAGTACTGggaaatatatatctatatatcatattatagcatgttttaaaaataataagatcatGTAATAAATTGTTTTCACATATGTGGATGactataaagtaaatattacaaaataaaacagctCCTGTATTAAGAAAGTCAGTGGGTGTATAgatgttttaaatacatattttaaaagtacttaatATTGTCACcttataaattagaaaagaaaaggatatcCATTaactaggaagaaaataatattgtctTCTTAATATCTGACTTAAGGAGAACTGGTATGCCAATTTCCAAATTCTATAAAACCAGGAGGGAGAATAGGATGTTTAAGTGCGAATTCTTTTGCAAACCTCTCATCTCAGTTTTGCCCAATGTTATTTGGTTCTTTAGAGGTGTCACACCGCCCTCTGGTGTTCAACAAGCTAAAATGTAGTATCTCAAATGGccactatattttgtttttgtattttctgaataaTGAAGAcgatttaaagggaaaaaaggacAGTGTAGAATACCTCAAAGTCCTATAAAGTTGTGGATGTTCTATTGGTTGTCaacattttctagtttttaaactGCCTTTAAAATGTTACACATTCTGAGCTCTTGATGGGCAGGTTTAGAGACTTTAGGAACCTTCAAGCAGCAGAACTTGTTAGCTGGGCTCTGGGATACCCCAAGCAACTCAGAGGATGTGAACATCACCGACAGCTTCCTTAAGTTCACTCCTCCCTGATATAACGGGTCCTGATGAAGCAACAAGACCACCAAACTCAGGCAGGCAATCTTACAGGACTCCTTTTCCAATTCTGCTTAAAATCTTTAAgccaaagaaaaacagagaaataaaaatgcactTTGAGCAAGATTTCATAATAAAACAGTGACCAAATATAATTCAAATTCGGGCCAGATTCTGCTTTGGTGGGGCTTGAAATATGTATAATCTGaagagtactttaaaaaaaaactctaaaaatatcttatttttacaGTTCTATACAAATCATGAAAAGCCCCTCATCAGGGTCTTGGAAGAGGCTCCTGGCCTTTAAGTAAGAACCCCTAAAGCTTAGGTTTCCTAGCTTCAGGGAATTAGCTACTGACACCAAAGTATTGTTTTCACTACAGTTTATGGATTTTTCCTTGAGCATTATAATTCCCAGACCTTTAATAGATTAGGGAAAACATGCAGATTCAATAATGTGGTTGcatttttgtgttatttatatCCCGTGACCGTTGAGAATTGATGATCTTTGAACTATTCCAGCCAAATGAGAataaataagtttgtttattcagAAACAACTTTAATGACATAGGTTGTGTGTGAAAGAATTACAGAAGATCAGATGCTTCCAGGAGTTTAGAAGAGATAGTGATAGAATTATTATAGCTatcttaaactattttaaaaggctgaatcCTAACAACTGGTCTGCATGAACTGTTAACTCCCACAAGAGGTTAGGCTGTGTTCAGTGACCCCCTATGAAAACCGAGATGTTAATCTCAAAGATCAGAAGccagtctgatatggtttggctctgtgtccctaccgaaatctcaccttgaattgtaatgatCCCCACATGTCGAGGGTGTGACCAGAtgtagataattgaatcatggggcaatTTCCCCCCATGCCGTTCTgttgatagtgagttctcaggagggctggtggttttacaaggggcttccccctttactcagcactcattctctctcctgctaccctgtgaagaggtgccttctgccatgattgtaagtttcctgaggcctccccagccatgcagaactgtgagtcaattaaacctcttttgtttataaattatccagtcttgggtatttcttcatagcagcatgaaaacagactaatacacagtcCATGGGGGAATCGCTTAGCTTATATTAAGAAGAGGTTTCTATTATCCTAAGcagaagataatttattttttctgatactAATCACAGAAAATAACTTCCTTAGGTGAAACCTGAAATAGCTGCCTAATCACATTACATTAATTCTCTGAGTAGTACATAACACTTGAATAATCtttgtccatttctttatttataatcttTGTCCATTTCCTATTCCCTTCCACAGTATATAAAACCCATGATGTGGTGCTCTCGCCTGCCTCGTGCCCCACAGCAGGGCCACTGCATTTGGCCATGCAGACTGCGCAGCACATCACTGACACCCTTCACCTTGCGGTCATGCAAAGGACAGCTCTGGAGCTGTGCACGGCAGAGTCCCTGTTCAGAGTCTATGGCTGACCCTGGCACAGAATGGCCCCTCAAAAATCACACATTGAGTGAATGCAGTAATAGTCATCCTATTTattattctcacttataagatgAAAAATTGAAAGAGTTTGGTGTCTCATAAATCAAAGTACATTTACTTGTGCAAACTAGCTTGTTCTGACTGATGAATTTTATTATTAAGGTGACTCTTTTAGGCCCGTTGAGCGCAGTCAAGTCTGTGAAAGTCAAACCAGTAAGGTAGGGAGATAGTCTCCGTGGCTGAATTGAAGTTAAAGTTCAGGTCTCCTGATTCGCTACATCACATTCTGTGTGTTCTACTTCCCTTGTCACCAAAGCCAATTCCTTCAGACTCCTTGTGAGTTTCTGAGTCTGTGGGCCATGACCCAACAGTAATCATGTgtgtgctgttttttgttttgtttcgttttttcaGCATTCAGCGAGCATGGCGCGAGTACCTGCAGCGGCAGGAGCCCCTGGGGAAGAGGAGCCCGTCCCCACCCTCCCTCTCAGAGAAGCTGAGCAGCTCTGTCAGCATGAACACCTTCTCTGACAGCAGCACACCCGTGAGTGTcgtgtttctttttctatgtccTGACTTGACATTCAACTGAAAGCCTAGACTGTGATTCTAAGAGAGAACTCTTGGGATGTGAGCAGGTGGTTTGTGACAGTGAGGATCTACGTTGCTTATTTGCTACACAGGAACCCATAGTGAGAGTTTTGTGACCTCAAAATGAAGACACAATTCATAAGCACAAAGTGAACTTTATCAAGTCCAGAGAAAATAGATTGCATTTATGTGTTCTCATTTCTCTATTACGGCggtgtcttttttccttttctttatagtaACATATTTCTTTTACTATGTGCTGTGTGTTTCTTTTATTGAGTGGTGCCAATATGATGGAAGATAAGATTGGTTATAAGGAGTAGAAAGAGAACTTTTACCAGAAGAATTGAAAGTGGTCACACATTCAGGGGTTGCAATTTAAATGTCTCCAGGGGCCAGGTAAGTCACCCTCATGACTGAGGTGGCTGAGCTGTGCCCCTGGCTACATGGAGAACATAGACCTCACCTGAAGGGCAGTGCACTTGGCTCCTGACAATGTGTCACCATGTGGCGATACAGGCAGGCATGGCcaaatgtgattttctttcttcaggagatgtcagaaatctgtattttttaagtgttagCAGCCAGTAAGAAAATTTAAGGTAAAGCAACCATGCCTACAGACCACAACTGACCTACAGGCCACCAGTTTAAGAAATCTGAGATAGAGAGTTAAGGAACAAGGGAATCTGCTggaagtctttatttttaaaaaacaccaaaagTGGGAAGAAATCAGTGATGAGGGATTTATGAACCAGGATTTTGTGGATTTAAGCATTGTGATAATTTGTAACCAGTCACTGAAATGCTGAAAACTTAGAGAAATGAAGTAATTACACAAGTATATTACTTCCaaaaatttttcctttacttCTGGCTATCATGTTTATTCTGTGGTAAAAAGGTTTCCCAACACTCAACGCAATGTATTCTTTTTGGGATCAGGTAAAAGTTACcgtatttgaaatgttttcagaTGGTTGCGCTGCatattctttaataaatggttttgCCTAGATATGGatttaaagagagagaataagttgagtttatagcaatgcaaataaaAGAGGCAGAAGACCATTTTTAATTGACAGCAGAAATTGAACATTTAGTGAaccttcactttttaaaacaattatttaggGGAATGGCTTATCCTAACTGACCTCACTATCACTAGAGGGCACTCGTGAACTACACTGGAAAATGCCAGGGCTTCTCATTTGTGTCTAACTCATGATTTGTGAGGTAAAAACTAAAGTGAGAATTGAGTGTTTAAGATGTCTTTGCTGTAAATGccaatagaaaatgcaatttagaTGACTTTGGGATTTTATTTGAATGATGGAAACTCAATATTAGAAATCACTTTGTGAGTTAAATGTTTGGATTTACATTGTACCTTCTCACAGCCCCAATTCACGACAATTCTCAATTGCTGCTGAATCCAGTGATATCTAAAAGTTTTAGTGTTGCTTTAGGGTGCTTAACCTTTTGGTTTTATTGGACTTCTATGAGaatatatgtttgttttatatttgtactGCTGTACTGCTTCAATTCTAGCATAAGTGTTTTGTGCATAAATGCGTGTTCTTCCCTGTTCATGAGTCATCAAGTTCATTTATATCTCTGCACAGCTTCACTAACAGTTCTACTTTATTTAATTTAGCTTAGCCTCCTGATTCCTTGTTGGTTTTTAGTAGAAGATATTTCCTCCCTCAAATGTTCCCAGCAATTTGTTCTCCCATAAGGTAAATCAGGCTGAATTGGGGGTGCATCCTGTAGCCCCACCATATCATCATCCTTTAGCTCTGTGCTCATGTGACAAGGATGACTGTCTTCAGTGAATGGCAGCCTGGCTCACCCATGATTGCCTATAAAAAGTGAGaatcaatgcctgtaatcccagcactttgggaggctgaggtgggcagatcgcttgaggtcaggagtttgagaccagcctggctaacatagcgaaaccctgtctctaccaaaaatacaaaaattagctgggtgtggtggcatgcacctgtaatcccagctacttggaagactgaggcaggagaatgaacggcttgaaacccgggaggcagaggttgcagtgagccgagatcgcgccactgcactccagcctggataacagagggaaactccgtctcaaaaaaaaaaaaaaaaaaaaaaaagagttagaatcacaacagattttcaaaaagAATTAGCTGTCAGAAAGCAAGCAGGCCCTGCCCAGAATTCTAATAGAAGTTATTGATTATAACAATGACTTAAATATTAAGAATGACAGTGATGTGAcagtaaatgtaaaaaataaaatatgaaaatataagatGTTGGGATGCTTCCAAGTCTCTGGTTTGTCACTTAGGTAAAATATCCAAgtcataatttaaaagaaaactttatgtGTAGTTGTTTGGAGTTTAGTGAGCTAAGCTTGTTTTATCTGCCGTGATCATCAGTTTGCCAGGGCCCCTTTTGGGAAGATTCATCCTTACATCTCTTGGGGGTTGCAGTCACCTGGGGACAAGTTGCCTGGTGGAAGGAAGGTGATTCTTCTCTACCTTGACCAGCCTGCCAGGCCCACTGGGTTCATACATACTCTCGAGGAGCCCCAGATAGGAAGACTTGGTTTTCTCACCCTCCAGTGAATGGACCTCAAGTTTATGGAGGGAATAGGATGACCCCTGGCCTACACTGACTAAGCCTGTCATCAAGAAATGAGTTCCTCTAACAACCATGAGTCCATTTGGAACTTCTGTGTTAAAAGCCTTCAGTCCAAGTCAAATGTTTTCAGTGAGCTGTGTCCCTGGGGAGTTCTTTGGGCCCTGCCTCTTGCTTGATCTTTTCCAGGTTGTTGAACCTCAGCCCTCTTTCTCTGGGTTTAACCTATTGCTGTTACTGCCTAGACAATTTTCTATCTTCTCATATCTGATCAGCTGACTGTCTTGTCCCAAGTCCCTGCCTTCCTTCTACTAACCTCTAGCACAAACTTAATGGAGGCCAACATGCCCTTACCTAACTTGTGGACATTGCCAGCTGCTCTCCAGCCCCACGCCCATAACTGCAATTATTGCCTATCTCAACTCTCTACCCCAGGCATGTACTACACGGGAAATCAGCTCACTAATCTGGTCGAGTTCCTGTGTGGAGCTGATAATGATGCTTCTGCATGCTTCTGCTCTGATTATTTTGGCTAAGCATAGTGGTTAATAGAGTTCTTAGAACATTTCTGCCTTAAAATGTATAACAAAAGTAATGTTTAAGTATGAGTGCTCAAATTCATTATCTTAATAAAAGCTGAGCACTTGTTCTGTGCCAGGCAGTCTGCtattatcttgtttaatcctaTCAATGATCATACAAAGAAaggcactattattatctccattttacaggtgatgaAAATGAGATTTAAAGAGATAACTACCTTTTCTTGGGCCACCCATTGGGTTGGAGCTCCATATTTTATTCTTCCACTATATTCCTTGAAAAGAAGGCTGCATTTAGACATGGTCAAGCAATCAGTTTGCATTTCTGAGACTACTTTACAATTTGGTAGTCATAAACAgtgaataaaacaatatttttaaaactctcatttgattttataaattgCTTCATTCAATGCTCCTTGATTAAAACCTCAAACCTCAGCTGTTCAATGCCAAATTAAAGAGCAACAGAAGGGAAGATAATATTAAGTTATGTTAGCAATTTGCATATTAAGTGCCCTTATACCACAACGTATCATGTGGTAAcagaaaaatttgttttagaaataggAATTTTGAATAGCAACTGTTAGGGAATGGTGCTTGTGGAtatcaaaatcatttttaaaaagagtagtcttttctccttaaaaaatattagttattGCACAAAGGACAACAGTAGGAAATGccctgtgtattttttattaatcaatttcatatcataaaatatttaacgCTTTTCGTTTCCAGCTCCCAGAGATCTGTAGCTTATCTAATAGGATTATCATGGAAAGAAACTATAGTGTGGTATTTTCTAAACTCCAAGATTGATAACCTTTTCAGAAATTATTAGCATGACCTTACAAATAAGTCCAGAAAAATCTCTGGAATTATTTAGAGACATTCTCAAtctcttttggcttagaattgttTCCTCCCGCTTGGGCCTTGCTTTGTGGTCACGCCTCTGTCTCCCATTGGTTCCCATATTTTTATGATCTGGCCTATAgggggcactgtggctcatggaATGAGGCGCCTGCCTGGGTAAAAGGATGTGACTTAAAATAGCAGCTCTGCCACTATTTCTATGTGTCCAAGATGCATCATTTGAGAGGACATTCTTCATCTGCAACTGGAAATAATACCCACCTCAGAAATGGATTGGGATTGCTGTGAAGGTTAAATGGCACTACGCGTGTAAACTACAGCACAGAACCTGGGACTCTGAAGGCTCTCACTAAATATTAGTTGATTTTGAATCTGCTCTTGAAAACATTCAGTGAGTTTATTCAAAATGCTGTGGAAAAATTGTGGAGAGCAGAGATGGAATTTTTAACTTGACACTGATTGAGGGGCACAGTACTTGTTTGTGATTCCCCAAGTGAATCCATGAGAATCAACTCATGTCCCAGAATGAATATGAATATAGATATTGGAACTACACACAAAGGTTAAGCATTTATTTTAGTGTTGCTCTTACTAAAGATTAATTTTCCAGTTCTGAAGATGAACTGAGTCCTTTTGCATCTAAATGAGTAGACCTCCTCTGAGAGACCACCCCCACACTCAGAGTAAAAGCAAGCATAGCTCTCCTTCCTTCCAAGACCTGATGAATAAGGAACAGGCAGATTCTTAGGACACTGGGGAAAGCAGAATCAAGTGCCATTCCTGCAGCTGCCCAACTTCTACCAGCAGACCTTGCTTCACTCCTGGTCAAGAGGAATTATAGTCCTGAGCAGGGTCAAAACCAGCGATTTGGACCAGCTGAAGACTCTGTTACCTCAGGTGTTCTGCAGTGAAGGCTGTGGGATGCTTAGGTTAACAGCACTGCTTAAGTGTCCCGGCATTTAGCAAGAGTGTCTGGATATTCAACAGCCAGCCAGATGACCCAACAAACCTTTCCAAATATACTTCTAAAAGTCAGTCTTACCCTTGCTGTTGAACACGGCATATTCACCAACTTTCAAACTGCTTCATTACCCTCAAGCTTTATTGCCCTTTTCAGATTTACAACCTCAGGCTTTAAATACATCAAGAAAACTCTGGTGACTAATTAGGGAGAAAGTCTTGTTACAAAGTCACACTTGGTTGGGGGAAAACTCAGCCCTAAAAGAGGATTTCTGGGACCCCTTCTAATACAATTTTGAGATATTTAAAACTATAGAGAatatgggccgggtgtggtggctcatgcctgcaatcccagcactttgggaggctgagctgggtggatcacctgaggtcaggaggtcgagaccagcctgaccaacatggtgaaaccgtgtctctactaacaatacaaaaattagctgagcatgatggcgtgcgcctgtaaccccagctacccacgaggctgaggcaggagaatcgctggaacctgggagacagagcctgcggtgagctgagatcgtgccactgcactccagcttgggtgacagagcaagactccgtctcaaaaacaacaacaacaaaaacaaacaacaaactatAGCGAATGTAAGCTTTGTGCTACTTAATAATTTAATAACCTAGATTTTCCAGGTCAGGGACAGTTTATAGTATTAAGCTCAGCTGTTACAAATTTAGGCCCCATGAATTCTAATATTTTAGTACCCAAACATTATCTTTCATCCTTCCTTTCAGACCCCCAAGTAGCACAAATTCTTTGTCTATTTGTTCCAAATTTTGGTTCTGAGAATATATTAACCATATATAAAAAGAGAGGACTTCTTAGTATTTACTTAGAAGTAGatacatttctcttctttcaaatcGGAGCCTGAGAgagtatttcattttccaaaggtttacaaacaatataatatataaacatatatgacagtattcataaatatatttttatataaaatattatctttatacCACAAACATCCTCTCCCTTTTATGTCTGTAAATATTGGCTGATAATATAGATTCCCTTTCCcaaattatccttttaatatcatGGTTTGAGAGTAATTTTTCTTGATaggcttaaaaataaacatgttcttttgGTTTggggatttaaaattttttcaaaaggaCTGCTAATATGAAATATTGCGTGAGTTCAGAACGATATGCAAAATTGACAGT
This window of the Nomascus leucogenys isolate Asia chromosome 11, Asia_NLE_v1, whole genome shotgun sequence genome carries:
- the IQCJ gene encoding IQ domain-containing protein J isoform X1, whose protein sequence is MRLEELKRLQNPLERVNDGKYLFENHQLAMDTENNIEKYSLNLQPLESKVKIIQRAWREYLQRQEPLGKRSPSPPSLSEKLSSSVSMNTFSDSSTPFARAPFGKIHPYISWGLQSPGDKLPGGRKVILLYLDQPARPTGFIHTLEEPQIGRLGFLTLQ
- the IQCJ gene encoding IQ domain-containing protein J isoform X2; protein product: MRLEELKRLQNPLERVNDGKYLFENIQRAWREYLQRQEPLGKRSPSPPSLSEKLSSSVSMNTFSDSSTPFARAPFGKIHPYISWGLQSPGDKLPGGRKVILLYLDQPARPTGFIHTLEEPQIGRLGFLTLQ